The Quercus robur chromosome 3, dhQueRobu3.1, whole genome shotgun sequence DNA segment TACAGCTTATTGGCTTTTTCCAATTACCTTCTACAGCCTTTAGGGTGCTATCTTTAGAAGCAACTGCCACAGTAATACCTTCAGCACCTGTATATAAAGAACAACTTTAACATTGATAGTGCAACGAAATAGTCACTGAAACCATGACCATTAGAAAGAATCAGATATTGCCATATTGGTGAACAAAGGATAGATGAAAAACCAATCTTAAGAAACCaagtttgattaaaaaatatataaaattattactaaaTTACTTCAGAGATACAAAGTTTTTAAAGAATTCAAGGCAGAGAGGTCCCAAGTTCAGGTGCAACAGTAGTTACTTTTGGCATTTCTGGGAAGTAAGAAGCACTTTAGATTATCAATCACCATATTTGGCATGTAAGAAGCAATTTAGGTTAtcaatattttacatattttaacTTCCTAACAATGGGGAAGAAATACACTTTCTTTATCTTAGATTTAGGCTTCTTATAAACTTCCTTTTCCTCTTTCAGTAACAACATCACCACCTTAACAAAAACAGTCCCCATGAATCAAAATTCCAAAGCAAATCTAAACATCCCCAGAAAGCATATATTAATCTCCAAAAGGAATATAAGCAAAGCACTTACCAATAGGACTactatattaataaaaaatcttttGCTCAAAGCCaaacttaactaaaaaaatttagtgaagCCCAGAGGAAATCAAATGCAACCCATGTAATGGTAATGATATAGCAAAATTGTATTTCTATTGCAATTACAGTGCATAAtggtatatttattattttccataCCTTCTGTTGTTTAGTTTGTAAAGTTTATTTAATACTTATCCCTCTAAATTGCATTACACGGGGTATGTACATTGTACAATAAAATCTGGCTAAGCATTAGAACACAGtcaattatttaagaaaaagaaaaagaacgtTGGCATTGTTTCTTGGTTCTCTCAGTTTGCTATTTTACATAAACAATGCTTGGGGCACAAATTCTAGATAAGATATCATTCATGAATTCAGATAGAAGTTTGGATACCAAATAACTTTCACTAAGGAAATATGGTTCTAGTAACCTCAACAGAAAATTGCAAATCCTTTCTAGCAATCACAGCAGAGTAGGACAAGATGTGAAGAacttgagagagagggagagactaACAATTAGATAAAAAGGTAGATTTAATGCTAAAGTATGATAAACCTATACCAGTTTTCTATATAACATAAACAATGCTTGGGACACAATTTCTAGTTAAGATATAATTGGTGGATTCACATTGAAGTTAAGATACAAAATAACTATCAGTGAGGATGGAAGGTTTTCTATAAGATTTTTTTACCTTGTACTTCCTGAGTGATGGAAATTTTGGTTCAGGCAGTAAGGATGGAGAgttttctataatatttttttaccttgTACTTCCTAAGTGATGGAAAGTTTGGTTTATGCATTCTTACAAATACTTTGAGGGAGCAGATGACACATGCCACTAACCTAAATCTTCAAAATGTAGTACAACTTTAAACAAtgaataattcttcttctttcaattCCAAATTCATTGAAAACCtagcaccaaaaaaataattaagctCCACAAAGTTCCACACTACACTCCAAAATTATCACACCAGTATATCTCAAACCCAGTAAAAGACAACACAAATTACATAATAGTTACTAAGTATTTACCATCTAAGCACTCTAAATTATCACACTTGAGCTGACCCAATACAGAATATTGCATGCTAAATGAAATTAAACAACTCCAACCCcaccaaaataaataagaacatGAAGCATAAAGAAAATTTCCAATACCAATAGCaggaaaaacaaagagaaagtaAGAAAAACACAGAACGGATACTCACAATGTGGATCATGTGGTCGTGAGAGATGCAAAGGAAGTATAGCAGTGTAGCTTGCTGGGGACATTGACCAATAATATTGAAAGCCAAATTGAGAGTATGCAAACTTATGCAGGTTTCATGGCCTGAGATTGACGGACCCTCTACTAGTAACCTTTTTTAGAATATTCATAACACTTTTGGCTCTGTGACTTAATCGAGCGAGTCTGCATtggaggaaagagagaaaactgaGAAGAGCAGTTATTAAGTGGTAGTCGAATGGTTGGGTTCTAAAAATaaagcattaaaaaattaaaaattaataatggtTATGTGTAAATTTATGAGACCTCTAAAGCTGACGTGGCATAATTGTAGAAAGTCAACAAAAAGACAAACACTTCAGTTTTATAGTATTGATAGATAATGAGAACAAACTAAGATTTTTGAATGgcttgaatttttaaaaaatgtacaaAATGATTTCTTATACCTCAATACCTCCacatttcttttaatttaaacaTGTTGTCTTCAGGGAATGCATACAGACTACAAAAGTGGGAGCCGAATCTTCACAAGTTTTCTTGTGCTGAACATACTGATTAGGAGCTTTCTCACATTTTCCTTGTTCATTGTCCTCACTTTTCAATCAGATCCCACTATCCAATATCTTACCTCTACTTTTCAAAAGGAAGCTGCTGTAGCACTTGGGCTTTGTTGATAAACAACAGTACTAACCTTCAACTGTTTATGCAAAAAAGCAAACATTTCATGTGACACttataaaggaaaaaataatggTGCTAGATAACctgtttcataaaataaatagcaGTCAAATAATGATTATGTAGATTTCCATTCTTAAATTGCTAATAGAAATTGCAAGTGCAGGCAAGATTCAATGTCTAGAAGCAGGGgaaaaacacagagagagagagagagagagagagagacttaaaaaacaaaaaaaatggccCTAATGCTCACACATAGCAGAAGAAAAGGAACAAGAGTACAACTAAGCCTAAGATACAAATAGTTCTAGGTCTAATTATTATATTCAATTGCTCCAAAAGTGTCTTCCACTATCTTTAAGGGTCCAGTACCGCACCACCtgatgtaatatttttttaccataGGTACCTTGGGGTTGAGGCAAAGGGACTCATTACAAAGCATTAGCAATATGGAAACATCTTGACAAAGTGTGGAAAACAACATTTGCTAGAGGACAGGAAATACTGACCTTGATTTTCAGATAATGCATAAagttattaataaatttgagCAGGCTAAGGCATAGGAGTGATAATCTAGACATTGCCTCACATGTTTAAGGGCACAAACTCcttgaaaaattatattgcaATTGAATTATAAGATCATGAAAAGGCATGTAATATGCAAGGAGGAGAGAATATacgaaagtttttttttttttttttttttttttttttcatacttcaTGCATTTGCCACATCCCCACAGAGCTGATAATTGATGTGTTTACAATGACACAAAGTGAAAAAATCTGTCAGGGTTTTGCTCGATAAAACTATAGAAAATAGACATTGTACCTGAAATTGAAGCAAAACATATCTCAGAAATTCATGGTCATGCCATAGGATGGTATAGACAGGCTGGATGAGAAGAGACAAACCAAGGAGAACATTTAGCCAAACatatagaatataaaaaaacaaactacAGCTATCTATCTaacacaattaataaaaaagtataaaaaaagaaggattCCACTAATAAATCACAGTAAGGAAAAAAAGCATCAGTTAGATTCCGCATTGTAAACTCTCTTCTCACCAAAAGATTATCATTTAATACTTTCCAAAGGAAAATAAGCACTTTGAGAGAGGATTAAGCTTCCATAGGTCGGCCCACATTTAAGAACTATGTCTCAGAGTTCTGCTTCTTCCATATAAGCATTCACAATGGAGAAGCCAGTAGGCTTGGTTGACAGTAACAAGACCTGACTGATTCATGGGGCCTAATTAGTTCAATTGCACTTCCCGACCTAAGAGTTTGCACCTTCTAAATAATAGAGTTAGCTACATGAGATGCATATCAATTCCTCACTAATGCACAATTTCATTGTGAGGTAGCTTggtcaaaaaaaatcaaaagcccTTGTAATGTGTGGATAATTACCCGCAGACACATTGGATCTTACATTAAGCTAAAAGTCATAGTTATTAGGAATTGAGTTCCCATTTCCTACCAGCCATTTAGCTTCTTTGAGAACAGACAATCCCAttgttttttttgataaatatataatttcattaaaaataagaaagttgCTACCCTAGTACACAGACTTGACTCAagtacaattttcttttcacttcttATATAACATGAAAACTTCCTAGAAAGAATCTGGACCCAACCTCAGTTTCAAGATGTGATAGTATGATTTCCATGGGTTGGTAAGTAATCATTGTATCAATATTATAATTGCAAGTTCAACGCATAAtacatatatacaatttttaaaaagcctttttttgtcttttgacATGTAATGAAAAGTTATTTACGAATTGAAGTTGGGTTTTGGGAGTTAGTGAATGACCTGTCTAATTTAAAACTTGAACAGTGGTGCACCTTGTGACACTTTGTTTTCAAGGTTTTAAAGTCCTTAATAACAAATGAAATTTCTCTTGGGCATGTGTAGTCAAGTTTATTGTTTGTGAACTCTCTTGAACTAGTTTGAACGATGCTATGAAATACTCTTAGTCCTTCAGCTCCTCCCCCCCGgggcggaaaaaaaaaaaaaaaaaaaaaaaagagaaataaaaagccTTCAACAATTATGTTTCATCTATTaaataaattcttaaaataCACCCACAtccatttttatgagaaaaaatatatatatcaggaTTAAACATGATCTGAATACAATATCAAGTGAGGCCTGAACCCACATTGTTTATCTGCATGATTGTGAAGCTTCCCCTTTCTCTAGTATGGACTTTGGGGAGGGGGGTTTGGTATTGGGGTATTTATGTTAGAATACCACACATTTTATGAATTGAACAGAATTTTTATTGTTGAGACaatccatctttttttttcttcccccccccccccccccggcacCCCCCGGGATGGGTACTAGCAGTTTTCTCATAATCAATCTTTATTTCtctaagagcattcccatccGGGATTCCAAAAAGAGTTCTATTTTACAACctcaaaacctactttatctattttaccatcttattttacaattCACTCAACATCCTAGttactatttttatatataactcattaaaataatataaattataccattaaataatataaaatattcagtTTCTCTCTATTCACTTCCATCTCTCTTTCCCCTCAAcctttttgtctctctctccgGCAAACCCACCTTCACCTAAACTcacggattttttttttttttttccccttcttcttcctGCAGAATTGCTGGTCTGCAAACCAGTTTCTTGCTTCCCCTGAGTTTGGTTTTTTCAGagttgttataattttttttgcataaaaactGGGATATTTATTAAAAGATACACAGAACACATAAACAGAgctttaaaacaaaacaaagcagaCACACAGGAttgaacaaaacacaaaactgaTACTACAACTACAACTACAGGACAGAACAACAAAACAATACACTTATAAGTTGATATGATAATGATATCCATTGCCAATGGGTAAAAGACACAAATGAAACAGTGCTACTAAAAAGGGAAACATACCTTGGCatcaaatgaaaaagaaactgGACAGAAACAAAAGAGGAGAAGCAATTtcaatgtgatttttttattgagGCATATTTCTTCTGAGTTCATCAAAATGTCCTCAGTTTCTTCGATGATGAATAGAGATTGAAGTTGACAAAGTCATGGGCCATTGAAgttgaaaacaaacaaaacccaccacTAATGGTTAAGCCAAAATGCATATCTTCCCTGCCCAAGGCTAAGTTGTATTCATCTGTTGTATCCATAGGAAGCCccacctttttgtttttttactcaAGAGAACAGAATGAAATGTTTAGGCTGGTAGGCACTAAGGTCTAAGGGCCTCAATCACCCTTTCAGGAAAAATTTCCGGGGCTGCAAAAGCAAAATAGCTTAAAAAGCTTGGTGGTTGGCCCAACTAGCCAACTCATGCATGACATAGATGTGTCATCAAGGACCAGAGGAGACTGAcattcttctttatcatcagatccaCGTCCAGCAGTTAGAAGGGGCAAGTTAGGTATTACAGATTCTTGAGGAGGACAAGTGCATTCTACGTGGACCCCCCACCTTTTTATGAGGGTGGGATTTAGTGGCTCAATACAAGGATTGGGTTCAACATCATAATGAGCAAAACATGTTCTATATGTAACCTCAACGCAATTCTGGTCAGTTGGATTTGATTCAATCAAATGCTGCTGCAGAAGCCATTGACATGGAGAAAATAAGAACAGatgattataattattttcaGATGGACGAAAATACCCATATTCACGTTCTTCACAACCATTGATGGAAATGTAAACATAACAATCATAAAAGCGCTTATGTGCCTCATCTGGTCCAAGAGCAATACAGACAGCCAATTTTGGGAATTTGCAACCAACCCAGAATAATATGGAATTTTCAACACTTTGATGGTTGAACCACTTTGGAATCTCAGTTCCTGGTACATAAAGAGTATGAGCAATGTCCCCATCTTCAGATTCAACACCCTCAGTTTCATTCAGGAAATAATTGGATAACTGTTGATCCATTGATATGTCCCCATCTTCATATTCAACGCCCTCAGCTACAAATGGTAAATAATTGGAGAACTGCAGATCCATTGATATGTCCCCATCTTCAGATTCGGCACCCTCAGTTTCAGATGGGAAGTACTTGGTGAACTGTGGATCCATTAATTTGTTGCTTCTTGCATTACCACATACTCTATTTGGTAAAATCCCTATAATTTCTATTACCTGCATGCAATTAGtaaattcaagatttttcaTTTAGCAAATCTTGTAAAGTAtttataaaaagtaacaaaaattgtttctttatatcttaaagaaagagagagacctgaTTCAATAGTCCACTTGGTGATTGAGAATCCAACAACATGCAATTCTCTGCAAGAACGGTTCTTATAGATTGGGGAAGTCCTTGAATTTCACAAAGAAGCTTGCAATTCGAAATTAAAAGTGATTCTAATCTGGGAAGTCTGCTAATGCTTTCAGGGATGGTAACAATATTGGTTTCAGATAGATCTATCATTTCCAATGCGGGGAAGTAATCAAGCTTCATCAAAAGATCTAGTGGTTTCATCTTCACAAACCCATATCCTGAAGAGATATCAATAGAATTGCATGTTGGTCTCAATTTGGTAGTAGTAGTGTCCAATATCCGAAGCTGTTGCAATTTATAAATGCTATCTGGAAGATCCTGGAGGTTTTTGCATTTATCAAGGCTTAATGTCTCAAGCTTAGTGAGATACTCAATTGATGAAGGCAACTCCCTAATGCCACTCTCACCTAAATATAAAATCTCTAAACATCCCATTTCTGAATGAAAATTAGGGAGGTTCTCAAGCCCTGAGCAGCTAGTAAgacataaatatttaagagaTTTCAATCTGAGTTGGCTTGGAAGAAACTGAAGTTTTCTGCAATGAGCGAGGTTCCATCTTTTAAGCTTTTCAAGAGATCCAAAGCATTCATCAATCTTAactaaatttttacaaaaagagAGGTCCAAATTCTCTAAATTTGGGGCCCATAATTTAGGTAATTTCGTAATAAATTCACAACATTCGAGATTGAcatctttcaaattttctaaccgCCACTCCTGTAGggaaaacaaaccaaaagttaactacaacaaaatttgaaataaaaatttaacaaaatcccaatttaaaaatatacataatcaTACCTGGTTGATTAGCTTCGGCAGTCTAATGCAATTACGTGGCATCTCAATAGCAACAAGTTGTTCGGGAAAATATTCGGACGGCCAGTGAAAACGATAATCGGGCCACTTAAGAAGTATTAAATTGTTGGGAAGAAATTCAAGTGGTTTACAAATATGTACATTCTCAACTAttagaaatttgagattttccATCCTTTTGAAAGCTCCAGTGTGTAGTTGCACCTCTACTTGTTGAGGCGAATGCAACATTATGCCTCGAATTTTTTTTGATCCCTAATTGGAGAAGCATCAAGTAAACCATagaaaataatagaattttccaaatacataaatattttgaaattaaaataaataaaaaataaaaaaaaaaaaaaaaaaaacaccaataaTACTGATgaactaatattttataaaaagttagaaagaaagaaaaaatacaatacTTTCTACctagtgaaaaataaaaaaataaagagcaaaataattgaagaaaaagaacttATACCTTATTTCTAGTTAGTACTTCAAGCGAATCCTTATAACAATATAACCTACTACGTTTTCCGAGGTTGTCTGGTGCTTGTTGTCGAACAACTTCCTTGCCCATTTGTTGTATCAAGTCATGCATTGACAATCTACCATATTGATCAACAACTATGAGACACTTATTAACAAGTCTCGGAATACCAGAACTTGGATATAATTCACAAGCATCTAATATCTTTACAACATAATCTTTGTACCATCCTTTGAAGAAACACacaatatccaaaaaaatatctTTCTCGGTGTCATTCAATCCATCATAACTTACTCTAAGTATTTTCTGAATGTCTttattaggaatttttttatacatatctAATGCACTTTCCCATTCATCTTTAGCTTTTCCACACAAATCACGAGCTATTATTTCTAGAGCAAGTGGAAGGCCTTTGGCAAAATGTATGAATTTAGTTGCAAGTTTAGAATAATCTTCATCCAACGGTTTGTTTCGAGGAAAGGCATGCTCTTTAAAGAGTTGAAGAGCTTCACGTTTGTTTAATTGCTCGACCTTGAATTCCTTGACCTTGTAAGTTGTACAGAATTTTTCTTTAAGGGCAGCTAACCAGTGTCTATCTCTTAATGTTATAATGACTCGACTTTCGGGAGCAAACCAATTACATTTTCCAAGCAAATTTTCTATTCTTGTCGAATCATCGACATCgtcaagaattaaaaaaaccGTTTTACAGCAAAGTCTCTTCTCTATCAAATTGATTCCTCTAAATCTGTTGCCCACTTTCCAATTACCATCCCCTAAGATGTCATTCAGAAGTTGCTCTTGTAGTGTGATTATGCCAGCATCCGTCCCCAAATTTTCTCTAACATTCATTAAAAAGCTGCTTCCATCGAAATGTTTAgcaattttattataaacagCTTTTGCAATTGTAGTCTTTCCTACTCCGGGAAGGCCATAAATCCCTACCACGCAAAATTCATCTAACCCAATATCTAAAAGTGACTCTATGGCCTCTACACGAGAATTTATTCCAACTGGGTATTCAGCAACATATAACGGCGTCCAATTCAATCTAGCATTTGATATCTCTTCAACAATGTTTTGTATGAAGTCAGATTCAGATTTATATGTAGCGAAGCTGACAATCACAGAGCATAAGAAAACATATAATTAGATAGAATAGCAGATGAACTACGAATTCAAGATAACTAGTTGTGAGTTATAACAAACAATTGACACGTTTTTTGATAAAGTAAATGGAATgtaattcatatattttttataactgTCATTGATATTACCATCATATTAGCAGTACAGACTCAGTAAAAGCATGAATCATAATACCAACAATCAGATACATACCCTTTCTTGTAATGCCACCCAGATGCATTAGCTGCTTTTCTTAGAGCATCCCTCCAGCTCTGCACCTTGTTCTTGTTATCCTTCAACTTCTTTTCATGTTTAGCGAGTGCTTTTCCAAAGTTCCCCTTTTGATTTCGTATTTCTGATGGATCAATATTGTAAAAAACTGGACAAATTTGAACCTCCGGGTCCTTTTCATTACACTCAACAATCTCAGCAAGTTCATCCAAGCACCATATGGAGTTGGCGTAGTTTTCAGAGAAGACAATAACCAAAATCGATGAATTTTGGATGACTTGGATAAGTTCTTTCGAAATTCCTTCTCCCCTATGAAGTTTATCATCGATGAAGGTGTTGATGCCTTTGTCGCACAAAACCTTATACAAATGGCTGGTAAAACTTTCGCGGGTATCTTCACCTCTAAAGCTCAAGAAGACATCATAGTTCCATCGGCgagtggaagaagaagaagaagaagaggaggctCCTTCACTGTTCAGGAAAGTCATTGATAGAATCGAATAGACAGAGATGCCGATCTGACCCAATCTTGGTGGAGTGGAGGAGGACGAGCGGCGGTGGACAGTGAATGCCGATCCAACTTCCGCTGATCGATCGAGGGTGTAGTGGCGGTGCGGTGGAGCAGGGCGGCGATTCTTTCTCGGCGATATCTcttcccttttctctctctgtctctatcTCAGTGTGTTTGACAAAAAGGAAAGGCCGTGcggacttttttttaatgatatgtttttattttaataaaaattaatgtcaagttttttttaaggaaaattaattaCAGGTTAATGAATAATAAGAACAATGATTCAATAATCCCTTAAATTAAGATTAGGTAggtttaattattaaaaaaaaattaaataggtttttcttgaaataaaatagaaagagtaATTAATAAGTTAATGATTGTTGGTAGGAGTGGCAAAGCAAGCCCAAACCAATTTGTCCATCCAAATTCATTTGCTCACCTAAACTCACCCACTCTAATTGAACTCAAATTCATCCAATTATTAATTGGTTTAAATGAacatcaacccaattagacccaatAATTATtaggttttaactaaaaacccattAAGCCTCGTTTAACCTAAAAACAATATATCCAAATTCTATCCGGCcctttccattaaaaaatacCCTAACACAAGATCTTCATTTCCTCCATTTTCTCGGCCTCTAAAcacttctttctctttctctttcttgctctctctctttctctttctagcTCTCATCTAGAACTCATGGAATCCATTGGAGTACTCATGCTCATCCCGATGAACTCGTACCTAAAGCAAGAGCTTGAAGAGGCAGTTCAACAAAACGCAAAACGCAGAGTTCAGCAACTTCCTCGTACTCATTTCTCATTGACGGCGA contains these protein-coding regions:
- the LOC126718815 gene encoding disease resistance protein RUN1-like — translated: MTFLNSEGASSSSSSSSTRRWNYDVFLSFRGEDTRESFTSHLYKVLCDKGINTFIDDKLHRGEGISKELIQVIQNSSILVIVFSENYANSIWCLDELAEIVECNEKDPEVQICPVFYNIDPSEIRNQKGNFGKALAKHEKKLKDNKNKVQSWRDALRKAANASGWHYKKGFATYKSESDFIQNIVEEISNARLNWTPLYVAEYPVGINSRVEAIESLLDIGLDEFCVVGIYGLPGVGKTTIAKAVYNKIAKHFDGSSFLMNVRENLGTDAGIITLQEQLLNDILGDGNWKVGNRFRGINLIEKRLCCKTVFLILDDVDDSTRIENLLGKCNWFAPESRVIITLRDRHWLAALKEKFCTTYKVKEFKVEQLNKREALQLFKEHAFPRNKPLDEDYSKLATKFIHFAKGLPLALEIIARDLCGKAKDEWESALDMYKKIPNKDIQKILRVSYDGLNDTEKDIFLDIVCFFKGWYKDYVVKILDACELYPSSGIPRLVNKCLIVVDQYGRLSMHDLIQQMGKEVVRQQAPDNLGKRSRLYCYKDSLEVLTRNKGSKKIRGIMLHSPQQVEVQLHTGAFKRMENLKFLIVENVHICKPLEFLPNNLILLKWPDYRFHWPSEYFPEQLVAIEMPRNCIRLPKLINQEWRLENLKDVNLECCEFITKLPKLWAPNLENLDLSFCKNLVKIDECFGSLEKLKRWNLAHCRKLQFLPSQLRLKSLKYLCLTSCSGLENLPNFHSEMGCLEILYLGESGIRELPSSIEYLTKLETLSLDKCKNLQDLPDSIYKLQQLRILDTTTTKLRPTCNSIDISSGYGFVKMKPLDLLMKLDYFPALEMIDLSETNIVTIPESISRLPRLESLLISNCKLLCEIQGLPQSIRTVLAENCMLLDSQSPSGLLNQVIEIIGILPNRVCGNARSNKLMDPQFTKYFPSETEGAESEDGDISMDLQFSNYLPFVAEGVEYEDGDISMDQQLSNYFLNETEGVESEDGDIAHTLYVPGTEIPKWFNHQSVENSILFWVGCKFPKLAVCIALGPDEAHKRFYDCYVYISINGCEEREYGYFRPSENNYNHLFLFSPCQWLLQQHLIESNPTDQNCVEVTYRTCFAHYDVEPNPCIEPLNPTLIKRWGVHVECTCPPQESVIPNLPLLTAGRGSDDKEECQSPLVLDDTSMSCMSWLVGPTTKLFKLFCFCSPGNFS